The following proteins are encoded in a genomic region of Sorangiineae bacterium MSr12523:
- a CDS encoding PQQ-like beta-propeller repeat protein, producing the protein MYFGITRIARTWIALFGITAFGCAANAPDNEPNENGHDTVSAAAAPEDDALCGPGQPPGGTVVWKRDLGLVAEDLGPATVAFDRTGNAFQARPDAGTAKLDASGNIVWQKPGGNAVAVNRTGDVYLAGEAGLSKLDADGNAVWSRAIGSGAAQSLAISADGNILASGAKLGTVRLDAEGNVVWSKPFGGHVAFGADGAVLVTGYFHGTVDFGGGSVTSRGRADAFIVSLSATGAHQWSSIVGDADLPIARPSGGFVTDPSDQIGEAIAAAPNGDVLVAGLAVDSVKLFGENVATPFSEDAGVLPLAFVARLDKTGKLLWAKREDAVRDVRGIASDARGNMILSGGLVGNALPKARTWIEKLDPAGAVTWRHEESFGVGFGDAVTTDRCGNVLFSVTAADEAGGKVHSVLFKLRR; encoded by the coding sequence ATGTACTTTGGAATCACGCGCATCGCGCGCACTTGGATCGCATTGTTCGGGATCACGGCGTTTGGATGCGCCGCCAATGCACCGGACAACGAACCGAACGAGAATGGCCACGACACCGTATCCGCGGCGGCCGCACCGGAGGACGACGCGCTGTGCGGGCCGGGCCAGCCGCCCGGCGGCACCGTCGTGTGGAAGCGCGATCTCGGCCTCGTCGCCGAGGACCTCGGTCCGGCGACCGTGGCCTTCGATCGCACCGGGAACGCCTTTCAAGCAAGGCCCGACGCGGGCACTGCGAAGCTCGACGCGAGCGGGAACATCGTGTGGCAAAAGCCCGGTGGTAACGCTGTCGCCGTGAATCGAACGGGCGACGTGTACCTGGCCGGCGAAGCCGGTCTCTCGAAGCTCGATGCGGACGGGAATGCCGTCTGGTCGCGCGCGATCGGGAGCGGTGCGGCGCAGAGCCTGGCCATCTCGGCCGATGGCAACATCCTCGCCTCGGGCGCGAAGCTCGGCACCGTGCGGCTCGATGCAGAGGGCAACGTCGTGTGGAGCAAGCCGTTCGGCGGCCACGTGGCCTTCGGAGCGGACGGCGCCGTCCTCGTAACCGGGTATTTTCACGGCACCGTGGATTTCGGCGGCGGCTCGGTCACCAGCCGCGGTCGCGCCGACGCCTTCATCGTGAGCCTATCGGCAACGGGCGCGCACCAATGGAGTTCCATCGTGGGCGACGCGGATCTGCCCATTGCACGGCCGAGCGGCGGCTTCGTCACGGATCCGTCGGACCAAATCGGTGAAGCCATCGCCGCCGCGCCGAATGGCGACGTGCTCGTGGCCGGCCTTGCCGTCGACAGCGTGAAGCTCTTTGGCGAGAACGTGGCCACGCCCTTCTCGGAGGATGCGGGCGTGCTGCCGCTGGCCTTCGTCGCAAGGCTCGACAAGACGGGCAAGCTGCTCTGGGCAAAGCGCGAAGACGCCGTGCGGGACGTGCGCGGCATCGCCTCCGATGCGCGGGGCAACATGATCCTCAGCGGTGGTCTCGTGGGCAACGCACTGCCCAAGGCGCGCACCTGGATCGAGAAGCTCGACCCCGCGGGCGCCGTGACCTGGCGGCACGAGGAGTCTTTCGGCGTCGGCTTCGGCGATGCCGTCACCACGGACCGGTGCGGAAACGTCCTCTTTTCGGTGACCGCCGCGGACGAGGCGGGGGGCAAAGTTCACTCGGTGCTCTTCAAGCTGCGCCGCTGA
- a CDS encoding HD domain-containing protein produces the protein MTVQSIVDFILELDKLKAVTRKTRPLGLDRYENSAEHSWQIAMLAASLAPYAQTPLNIDRVIRMLLVHDIGEIDTGDTLVYAEGGWEERKAAELAAAKRIFGLLPGPSGEAFLELWQEFERGETPEARFAHAADRAMPVLLNLANQGQSWRENGISHARVVGRIAAPIREGCPALWEFLEIRLEEARQQGLFGA, from the coding sequence ATGACCGTGCAGTCGATCGTGGATTTCATCCTGGAGTTGGACAAGCTCAAAGCGGTAACGCGAAAGACGCGCCCTCTGGGGCTCGACCGCTACGAGAACTCCGCAGAACATAGTTGGCAGATCGCCATGCTGGCTGCATCGCTCGCGCCGTATGCCCAAACGCCCCTGAACATCGATCGCGTGATTCGCATGCTGCTCGTGCATGACATTGGCGAGATCGACACGGGCGACACCCTCGTTTATGCCGAGGGCGGTTGGGAGGAGCGCAAAGCTGCCGAGCTGGCTGCGGCAAAACGCATCTTCGGCCTGCTTCCCGGACCCTCTGGTGAGGCATTTTTGGAGCTGTGGCAGGAATTCGAGCGCGGCGAGACCCCGGAGGCGCGTTTCGCCCACGCGGCAGACCGCGCGATGCCGGTTTTGTTGAACTTGGCGAACCAAGGCCAGAGCTGGCGCGAAAACGGCATAAGCCACGCGCGTGTCGTTGGTCGCATCGCAGCTCCGATCCGCGAGGGATGCCCTGCACTCTGGGAATTCCTCGAGATCCGCCTCGAGGAGGCTCGGCAACAAGGCCTCTTCGGCGCCTGA
- a CDS encoding isovaleryl-CoA dehydrogenase, which translates to MTRKMDPGQERFQTHEVANVPPALVDYNLFTTDRVLAEATEREGAGWATADLTAFGEKLGRAETIELGFLANRNLPILHTHDRTGRRRDEVEYHPSWHELMSISVGQGLHGSPWSDPKDGAHVARAAGLFLLVQVEAGVMCPTTTTYASVPALRRQPELAAEWEPMILPRRYDPRFRPAKEKSGVLVSMGMTEKQGGTDLRTNASRAVPIGRGGPGGEYRIVGHKWFFSIPMCDAFLVTAQAPGGLSCFLMPRWTPDGAVNGLRLQRLKDKLGNRANASSEVEFQDAWARLVGEEGRGVVTIMEMVNYTRLDCAVGSAAQIRQAVAQAIHYASHRQVFQRALVEQPLMAQVLADLAIESEVATALVLRLARAFDLQNDEHETALRRLITPAIKYWTTKRCPAIVTEALESFGGVGYIEECIMPRLYREAPLNSIWEGSGNVMCLDVRRALARSPESATALLKELRLARGSDPRLDHAIAALEPKLRDPDMAEAQGRTLVEHIVLALAGSLLVRFSPPAVADAFCASRLAGHWTGAFGTLPAGADTRAIVQRATPAT; encoded by the coding sequence ATGACTCGAAAAATGGATCCCGGGCAGGAGCGCTTTCAGACGCACGAGGTGGCCAACGTGCCGCCGGCGCTCGTCGACTACAACCTGTTCACCACGGACCGCGTTCTGGCGGAGGCCACGGAGCGCGAAGGTGCCGGGTGGGCCACGGCGGATCTCACCGCCTTTGGCGAAAAGCTTGGACGCGCCGAGACCATCGAGCTCGGGTTTCTCGCCAACCGGAACCTGCCGATTTTGCACACGCACGATCGCACCGGCCGGCGGCGCGACGAGGTGGAGTATCACCCGTCGTGGCACGAGTTGATGAGCATCAGCGTGGGCCAAGGGCTTCATGGGAGCCCGTGGTCGGATCCCAAAGACGGCGCGCACGTTGCACGGGCCGCGGGGTTGTTTCTGCTGGTGCAGGTGGAGGCCGGCGTGATGTGCCCCACGACCACGACGTACGCATCGGTGCCAGCCCTGCGGCGGCAGCCCGAGCTTGCGGCCGAGTGGGAGCCGATGATTCTGCCCCGGCGTTACGATCCGCGCTTCCGGCCGGCCAAGGAGAAGTCCGGTGTGCTCGTGAGCATGGGCATGACGGAAAAGCAGGGCGGCACGGATCTGCGCACCAACGCATCGCGCGCCGTGCCCATCGGCCGCGGCGGTCCCGGCGGCGAGTACCGCATCGTCGGGCACAAGTGGTTCTTCTCCATTCCGATGTGCGACGCGTTCTTGGTGACCGCGCAAGCGCCGGGCGGGCTTTCGTGCTTCCTGATGCCCCGTTGGACGCCGGATGGCGCGGTGAATGGGCTGCGGCTGCAGCGGCTGAAGGACAAGCTGGGCAACCGCGCGAACGCATCGAGCGAGGTGGAGTTCCAGGATGCCTGGGCGCGCCTCGTGGGCGAGGAAGGACGCGGGGTGGTGACCATCATGGAGATGGTGAACTACACGCGGCTCGATTGCGCGGTGGGAAGCGCCGCGCAGATCCGCCAGGCGGTCGCGCAAGCGATTCACTATGCGTCGCACCGGCAGGTGTTCCAGCGTGCGCTGGTGGAGCAGCCTCTGATGGCGCAAGTGCTGGCCGATCTGGCCATCGAGTCGGAGGTGGCGACCGCCTTGGTTCTGCGCTTGGCGCGCGCCTTCGACCTGCAAAACGACGAGCACGAGACGGCGCTGCGAAGGCTCATCACGCCGGCCATCAAGTATTGGACGACGAAGCGCTGCCCCGCCATCGTGACGGAGGCCCTCGAGTCCTTCGGGGGCGTTGGTTACATCGAAGAGTGCATCATGCCGCGCCTTTACCGTGAGGCGCCCCTCAATTCGATCTGGGAGGGCTCCGGCAACGTGATGTGCCTCGACGTGCGCCGCGCCCTCGCCCGCTCCCCGGAGAGCGCCACAGCCCTTCTCAAGGAGCTGCGACTCGCCCGCGGATCCGACCCGCGCCTCGACCACGCCATCGCCGCCCTCGAACCAAAGCTGCGCGATCCCGACATGGCCGAGGCCCAAGGCCGAACCCTGGTCGAGCACATCGTGCTCGCCCTCGCCGGGTCATTGCTCGTGCGCTTCTCTCCCCCCGCGGTGGCCGACGCATTTTGTGCATCGCGCCTCGCGGGCCATTGGACGGGCGCTTTTGGCACATTGCCCGCGGGTGCAGATACGCGAGCCATCGTGCAACGAGCCACCCCCGCCACTTAG
- a CDS encoding DMT family transporter, translating to MLGFVLLGVFNGAVIAASRAINGRLAIDLGAFKASFWNHIVGFVFLTVIMLAIASMKFDIPTNAPVLAYMGGIFGALFVTLNSYVLPRLGVTKTVLLVIGGQMITGVLLDVRNSKSVGAALAQFVGVGLILLGVYVARTSKAKE from the coding sequence ATGCTTGGATTCGTACTCCTTGGAGTGTTCAACGGCGCGGTCATCGCGGCGAGTCGCGCCATCAATGGGCGATTGGCCATCGACCTCGGGGCCTTCAAGGCGTCGTTTTGGAATCACATCGTCGGCTTCGTATTCCTCACCGTCATCATGCTCGCCATCGCGAGCATGAAGTTCGACATCCCGACGAATGCACCTGTGCTCGCCTACATGGGTGGCATCTTCGGCGCCTTGTTCGTGACGCTCAATAGCTACGTGTTGCCTCGCTTGGGCGTGACCAAGACGGTGCTCTTGGTCATCGGCGGACAAATGATCACGGGCGTGCTCCTCGATGTGCGCAACAGCAAAAGCGTGGGTGCGGCGTTGGCGCAGTTCGTGGGCGTGGGCCTGATTTTGCTAGGTGTTTACGTGGCGAGGACGTCGAAGGCAAAAGAATGA
- a CDS encoding CPBP family intramembrane metalloprotease: protein MDGKARIKAHVATYLGLTVLFCLPPYYWCIHTGNLGGGYKPVGFSLILMWGPALAALATCRLRSIPLDALGWNWRPTKYQWIAYGVPILYSGAAYIGIWLTGKGGFYNREFVANVAKGFGWSLPDGLVIVLFTLLAGTFGMARSLSSALGEEIGWRGFLTPQLAKFNSYTATSLWMGLIWSLYHYPILLFSNYNLGGPKWFSLTCFSVMVFAMCFVLTWLRMKSGSLWTGAILHASHNLFIQQIFTPLTVDTGHTNYYIDEFGLGLPIVTVVVAIYFWRKRHELPETAQ, encoded by the coding sequence ATGGATGGCAAAGCACGCATCAAGGCGCATGTCGCCACCTACCTTGGTCTTACCGTGCTCTTTTGCCTGCCGCCCTATTATTGGTGCATCCACACCGGCAATCTCGGCGGCGGCTACAAGCCTGTCGGCTTTTCGCTCATTCTCATGTGGGGCCCCGCCTTGGCGGCCCTCGCCACGTGCCGCCTGCGAAGCATTCCGCTCGACGCGCTGGGATGGAACTGGCGCCCCACGAAGTACCAGTGGATCGCCTACGGTGTGCCCATTCTCTACAGCGGCGCGGCGTACATCGGCATTTGGCTGACGGGCAAGGGAGGCTTTTACAACCGGGAATTCGTCGCGAACGTGGCCAAGGGATTCGGCTGGTCGCTGCCCGATGGCCTGGTGATCGTGCTGTTCACGCTGTTGGCCGGCACCTTCGGCATGGCGCGTTCCCTGTCATCGGCCTTGGGCGAGGAGATCGGCTGGCGTGGATTTCTCACGCCGCAATTGGCCAAGTTCAACTCGTACACGGCGACGTCGCTGTGGATGGGCCTCATTTGGTCGCTGTATCATTATCCGATCTTGCTCTTTTCGAATTACAACCTGGGCGGCCCCAAGTGGTTTTCCCTGACGTGTTTCTCCGTCATGGTGTTCGCCATGTGCTTCGTTCTGACGTGGCTTCGCATGAAGTCCGGGAGCCTGTGGACGGGGGCGATTTTGCACGCCAGTCACAACTTGTTCATTCAGCAAATCTTCACACCGCTGACCGTCGATACGGGGCATACCAATTATTACATCGACGAATTCGGCCTCGGCCTGCCCATCGTGACCGTCGTCGTGGCCATCTACTTCTGGCGCAAACGCCACGAGCTGCCCGAAACGGCTCAATAG
- a CDS encoding SMI1/KNR4 family protein, with protein sequence MSVALLKEAFLAAPSWTQKDAELIARVMDSLMRMAPNLTRNEVLACFGALKQDPQYRLLLSDLHLASCLERNPAQLDEMLRTNTDTASRTALLRRAIRLRWFEPMAQAMRTWTMPQILLALPIGDLDSLPMDAEEGAASFCTTLGVRHRCIYRHAAKAGDTDFLARQASEAALVERNDVNGGLARATLPWALGTIISESARAGLLDFSYTWLQRSAPAFEHQPPWRGVVEDVALHAGRHGYWDIATTLLPDVTNERIAFEIKFQLGFADAGGWREQLAQWHGIAPKEAAPLGEELCSELLRRNDVDAAYEVLSWSAAAASGLRFASEHPLAPLVRRAVEHFCAVGEYETAVRWAEVLGGEHVKSAFFSAGHAAALGGQHDIARRFASRLGGHEGLLAVVDSALPNTEPPAKGSDPSQRLTATLLRLEAMHGRSPASVGFGISPFRIYAQAFVRMPPVPARPLPEGARAHIHRPKPAKVGAGARRTAKTSPRELDAIPGMRSNLASEVSRLLRIFRDNGRKLALSPLSSEAPFDEVQATTGIVLEEDMKAFYRAFGGADGASLFAIEIAGPTWFELNPLPRAIESWDGSGPHPIAKYPDLELEPRDRRIHPDAVIHPGWFPFADSSGGSARLYYDTAPTKHGRHGQIIAFQHDPDEIFYVAASFFDFLRASNDLLEKAWDELESY encoded by the coding sequence GTGTCCGTCGCTCTCTTGAAAGAAGCCTTTCTCGCCGCCCCGTCATGGACTCAGAAGGACGCGGAGCTCATCGCACGCGTCATGGACTCCTTGATGCGCATGGCGCCGAACCTCACGCGCAACGAGGTGCTCGCGTGCTTCGGCGCTTTGAAGCAGGATCCGCAGTACCGGTTGCTGCTTTCCGACCTCCATTTGGCGTCGTGTCTCGAGCGAAATCCCGCGCAGCTCGACGAGATGCTTCGGACCAACACGGATACGGCCTCGCGGACTGCGCTCCTCCGAAGAGCGATTCGCCTGCGCTGGTTCGAGCCAATGGCTCAGGCCATGCGCACCTGGACGATGCCGCAGATCCTGTTGGCGCTCCCCATTGGCGATCTGGATTCGCTTCCCATGGATGCCGAGGAGGGCGCGGCGTCGTTCTGCACGACCCTTGGGGTTCGGCACCGATGCATCTACCGGCACGCGGCCAAGGCAGGTGATACGGACTTCCTGGCGCGCCAGGCCAGCGAGGCCGCACTCGTCGAGCGGAACGACGTCAATGGTGGGCTTGCACGAGCAACCCTGCCTTGGGCGCTGGGCACCATCATCTCGGAAAGCGCACGGGCCGGGTTGTTGGATTTCTCGTACACATGGCTGCAGCGAAGTGCGCCGGCGTTCGAGCATCAACCGCCGTGGCGCGGTGTCGTCGAAGACGTCGCTCTTCATGCCGGCCGTCACGGATATTGGGATATTGCCACAACCCTACTTCCGGACGTGACCAATGAGCGAATCGCGTTCGAAATCAAGTTCCAGCTTGGATTCGCCGACGCCGGGGGTTGGCGCGAACAGCTCGCCCAATGGCATGGCATTGCCCCCAAAGAAGCCGCACCTCTGGGTGAGGAACTTTGCTCGGAATTGTTACGGCGAAACGATGTCGATGCCGCCTACGAGGTCCTGAGTTGGTCGGCGGCCGCAGCTTCCGGGCTTCGATTCGCATCCGAGCATCCGCTGGCTCCTCTGGTGCGACGAGCCGTCGAGCACTTCTGCGCCGTGGGTGAATACGAGACGGCGGTTCGGTGGGCCGAGGTGCTCGGAGGCGAGCATGTGAAGTCTGCCTTCTTCTCGGCAGGCCATGCCGCGGCACTCGGCGGGCAGCACGATATCGCACGCCGCTTTGCCTCGCGCCTCGGAGGCCATGAAGGGCTCCTTGCCGTGGTGGACAGCGCTTTGCCGAATACCGAGCCTCCGGCGAAAGGTTCGGATCCGTCGCAGCGTCTCACCGCGACGCTGCTTCGGTTGGAAGCAATGCACGGACGCAGTCCTGCGAGCGTGGGATTCGGAATTTCGCCGTTCCGGATATACGCGCAGGCATTCGTGCGAATGCCGCCGGTGCCAGCACGTCCCCTCCCGGAGGGCGCGCGGGCGCACATCCATCGCCCCAAGCCTGCGAAGGTCGGGGCGGGGGCCCGCCGCACCGCAAAAACGAGCCCGCGGGAGCTCGACGCCATTCCCGGCATGCGCTCCAACTTGGCATCCGAGGTTTCGCGATTGCTTCGCATCTTCCGCGACAACGGGCGCAAGCTTGCGCTTTCGCCGCTCTCCTCGGAAGCCCCCTTCGACGAGGTTCAGGCTACGACGGGCATCGTCCTCGAGGAAGACATGAAGGCCTTCTATCGCGCATTCGGTGGCGCGGACGGCGCTTCTCTCTTCGCCATCGAAATCGCCGGCCCAACGTGGTTCGAGCTCAACCCCTTGCCCCGTGCCATCGAATCCTGGGATGGCTCCGGCCCGCATCCAATTGCGAAATACCCTGACCTGGAGCTCGAGCCGCGCGATCGACGCATTCATCCCGATGCCGTGATTCACCCGGGCTGGTTTCCCTTCGCCGATTCGAGCGGCGGCAGCGCACGGCTCTATTACGATACGGCGCCAACGAAACACGGGCGACACGGGCAGATCATCGCCTTTCAGCACGATCCCGACGAGATATTTTACGTTGCGGCCAGTTTCTTCGATTTTCTCCGTGCATCGAACGACCTGCTGGAGAAAGCTTGGGACGAGCTCGAGAGCTATTGA
- a CDS encoding DUF5009 domain-containing protein, producing MLLVTNPGDSEHVYAPLKHAAWNGWTPTDLIFPSFLFIVGTSMVLSFRKRRELGEGPVALLAHVLKRCVLLYAISLLIVCIPSLLEGQRPPFETIRILGVLPRIALCYLVASPVVMFTRPRTWALLTGALLLGYWVVMTRVPVPDHGAGLLDSKEWNLAAHLDRLMLGQHLGEGGAKAWDPEGILSTVPAVGTTLLGALTGHYLHARRPAVEKTAGMFVGGALLMVLGLWWNHVFPINKSLWSSSYVLFCAGFALETLAFVHFVIDVRGHRGWARPFVIFGASPLTALILSAVGGALLWELHLHEPIYRALFASWASPRNASLAFAIAIVLLWFAVVAILHRKRLFLRL from the coding sequence ATGTTGCTCGTCACCAACCCCGGCGACAGCGAGCACGTCTACGCCCCGCTGAAACACGCGGCATGGAATGGCTGGACGCCGACCGATCTCATCTTCCCGTCGTTCCTCTTCATCGTCGGCACATCGATGGTCCTCTCGTTCCGCAAACGGCGCGAGCTCGGCGAGGGCCCCGTGGCGTTGCTCGCGCACGTGCTCAAGCGGTGCGTGCTGCTCTACGCGATAAGCCTGCTCATCGTGTGCATCCCGAGTCTGCTCGAGGGGCAACGCCCGCCATTCGAGACGATCCGCATTCTCGGTGTGTTGCCGCGCATCGCGCTCTGTTACCTCGTGGCCTCTCCCGTGGTGATGTTCACGCGACCGCGCACGTGGGCGCTGCTCACGGGGGCCTTGCTCCTCGGCTACTGGGTCGTGATGACCCGCGTGCCCGTTCCCGATCACGGAGCGGGCCTCCTCGACTCCAAAGAATGGAATCTGGCTGCGCACCTCGATCGATTGATGCTTGGGCAACATCTGGGTGAGGGTGGCGCGAAGGCCTGGGATCCCGAGGGCATCTTGAGCACGGTGCCTGCCGTGGGCACGACGCTGCTCGGCGCCCTCACGGGCCATTACCTGCACGCGCGCCGGCCGGCCGTCGAAAAGACCGCCGGCATGTTCGTAGGCGGTGCGTTGCTCATGGTTCTCGGGCTTTGGTGGAATCACGTTTTTCCGATCAACAAGAGCCTGTGGAGCAGCTCCTACGTGCTGTTCTGCGCCGGATTCGCGCTCGAGACGCTGGCCTTCGTGCACTTCGTGATCGACGTGCGGGGGCACCGCGGCTGGGCGCGGCCCTTCGTCATTTTTGGCGCCAGCCCGCTCACCGCGCTCATCTTGTCGGCGGTGGGCGGGGCGCTCCTTTGGGAGCTTCACCTGCACGAGCCGATCTATCGGGCACTGTTCGCATCGTGGGCCAGTCCTAGGAATGCGTCGCTCGCCTTCGCGATCGCCATCGTGCTTCTTTGGTTCGCCGTCGTGGCGATCCTACATCGCAAACGTCTCTTCCTTCGTCTGTAA
- a CDS encoding DMT family transporter produces the protein MKGRSADWILAVAGGALLAVMIHYNSVLAKHSSPVMASWMAHGIGTLGALVLVVAGARIFRPKGPNPMPAKAPGWAYLGGIPGAFTVWLAAVTVNSKLGLSGTLALMLVGQVIFGILSDRFGLFGVPKRRFVLKDLFVVLAVLSGSAILIFFRS, from the coding sequence ATGAAAGGGCGCTCGGCGGATTGGATCTTGGCAGTGGCGGGTGGGGCGCTGCTTGCCGTGATGATCCACTACAATAGCGTGTTGGCCAAGCATAGTTCGCCGGTCATGGCGTCTTGGATGGCGCACGGCATCGGGACGCTGGGGGCGCTCGTTCTGGTGGTCGCGGGCGCGCGGATATTTCGGCCAAAGGGGCCGAACCCGATGCCGGCCAAGGCGCCGGGGTGGGCTTACCTCGGCGGCATTCCCGGTGCGTTCACCGTGTGGCTGGCGGCGGTCACGGTGAACAGCAAGCTTGGACTCTCGGGGACCTTGGCCCTCATGTTGGTGGGGCAGGTGATCTTCGGGATTCTCTCGGATCGATTTGGCCTTTTCGGGGTACCCAAACGGCGATTCGTCCTTAAGGACCTTTTCGTCGTGTTGGCCGTGCTTTCGGGAAGTGCCATTTTGATCTTCTTTCGCTCTTAG
- a CDS encoding class I SAM-dependent methyltransferase — translation MRLRDTFETLTTPRINGWNRTSSGVRASESSILDALQLRYDELVRRGALAELAPFGVRFPNGEARTYGPGVAASTIDVVNDEGRAALASLDDLAIAEAYMNGHLDFGGDLMELLKFRPLLRDRRVLRYLWATYLRAAVFGQVRADKKGIGSHYDIDSEFFELWLDKDIRSYSHGFFESDDEPIEKGMVRKFQYAIDACGLKPGDRVLDIGGGWGSFLQYAGEQGLHVTSVTISDSSYRYMTNLIAQKGLHHCSAHQVHLFEFDTQDRFDGIVNLGVTEHLPNYRATLRQYANLLKPGRRVYLDAYSGDRFAMGSVVTKWVFEGNTSPLHLPTYLKEVAHTDFDVALLQDDTHNYYLTCKKWAENLDAVSEEIARRWSPGLYRRFRLYLYGCARAFLDGLLGAHRMVLQHRPGLRTNRTRWGWRLSV, via the coding sequence ATGAGGCTACGCGATACGTTCGAAACGCTCACGACCCCCAGAATCAATGGCTGGAATCGTACCTCGTCCGGCGTTCGGGCCTCGGAGTCGAGCATCCTCGACGCACTTCAACTTCGCTACGATGAGTTGGTGCGGCGCGGGGCGTTGGCCGAGCTTGCTCCGTTCGGGGTTCGTTTTCCCAACGGCGAGGCGCGCACCTATGGGCCGGGGGTGGCCGCATCGACGATCGACGTGGTCAACGATGAAGGGCGCGCTGCCCTGGCCTCGCTCGACGATCTCGCGATCGCCGAGGCCTACATGAATGGCCATCTCGATTTCGGAGGGGACCTGATGGAGCTGCTCAAGTTCCGGCCGCTCCTTCGCGATCGCCGCGTGTTGCGCTACCTCTGGGCGACGTACCTGCGTGCGGCCGTTTTCGGCCAAGTGCGCGCCGACAAGAAGGGAATCGGTAGCCACTACGATATCGATTCGGAGTTTTTCGAGCTCTGGCTCGACAAGGACATCCGCAGCTATTCGCACGGATTTTTCGAAAGCGACGACGAGCCCATCGAAAAGGGCATGGTGCGCAAGTTCCAATATGCCATCGACGCGTGCGGGTTGAAGCCCGGCGACCGTGTGTTGGACATCGGTGGCGGGTGGGGTTCCTTTTTGCAATATGCCGGTGAGCAGGGATTGCATGTCACTTCGGTGACGATTTCCGATTCGTCGTATCGGTACATGACGAATCTGATTGCCCAGAAGGGTCTCCATCATTGCAGCGCCCACCAGGTGCATCTTTTCGAATTCGATACGCAGGATCGATTCGACGGCATCGTGAATCTTGGGGTGACGGAGCACCTGCCGAATTACCGCGCAACCTTACGGCAATACGCAAATCTGTTGAAGCCGGGACGGCGCGTCTACCTCGATGCCTATTCGGGCGACCGTTTTGCCATGGGGTCGGTGGTGACCAAATGGGTTTTCGAAGGCAATACCTCGCCGCTTCATTTGCCGACGTACCTCAAAGAGGTCGCTCACACCGACTTCGACGTGGCGCTTTTGCAAGACGATACGCACAATTATTATTTGACCTGCAAGAAGTGGGCAGAGAACCTCGATGCCGTCTCCGAGGAGATCGCGCGCCGGTGGAGCCCGGGGCTTTATCGGAGGTTCCGGCTTTATCTTTACGGGTGTGCGCGCGCCTTTCTCGACGGGCTATTGGGGGCCCACCGCATGGTCTTGCAACACCGTCCGGGACTGCGGACGAACCGCACTCGGTGGGGGTGGCGTTTGTCCGTCTAG